The proteins below come from a single Oxobacter pfennigii genomic window:
- a CDS encoding site-specific DNA-methyltransferase: MSEKLNRFVNLMKSIFELDKSDLDFGIYRIMNIRRDEIERFLTEGLPNKVQDTLAPFASNTVDIENRLAEIEKQCADLGIEISASPKLAEEYSRLKGQLTAGVDLSALETDVYSALYSFFNRYYDEGDFISKRRYKEGVYAIPYEGEEVKLYWANQDQYYIKTAENFKDYTFIDEGRKVHFRIVDATTEQNNNKESNDKKRTFMLYEETDEKPELKTMEILNGELYIRFVFDVPADKKIKYAEENYKKISAAISSQFKDWFSLLRPAATKDQKKVKSVLEKHLESYVAKNTFDYFIHKDLRGFLTRELDFFIKSEVIHLDDIDTTDEKRVDAYIAKVRAIKRVGKIIIDFVAQIENFQKKLWLKKKFVVSTDWCITLDSIDEAFYEEIIKNKIQVQEWVDMYAINEIEGDSTTVAYSEPLTLDFLHQNKNLIVDTKYFSTDFKDRLISSFENIEEQTGGLMFHSDNFQAINLLLEKYYEKIRLIYIDPPYNTDASKILYKNGYEHSSWISLMESRLMAAKKLISPKGIIEVAIDDYEFRYINLLLDEVFGINNAISNIAIFTNPKGRDQGFIAQAHDYTLLYAKDKRFAQTNNFILSDEEIKKKFSKQQGEQALRELPLKRTGTGKRREERPYMFFPFIYDISAKKLSVIPEDEYKKIYNPEDDTFNDDFVRELQKEYEEKGCAFLLPLSSKGENLRWRWGYKSCCKGCENGTLFAKSMRDGRYAVYQYDFADSEATPKSLWFGERYDASSKGTNILESILPNNPFDYPKSLYTVEDNIIIGSDEADVVLDFFAGSGTTGHAVININRTVDDSQRKYILVDMGEYFDSVIKARMKKVIYANDWENGKPKNRTTGVTHIMKYHHLESYEDALSNISLSEEKHKMSVLFGDEYLINYMFDVEAKDSMINLDSFKMPFSYKMKINENNETKEKIVDLCETFNYLIGINVVRQSVVSYFKTEPDKAGIYEGAVQLTEDIDGEFAFKQIEGILPDGRHTLIIWRTITDNLIESNAALDAYFNKHRINQLNREFDIIYVNGDNNLENLKADEEHWKVNMIEPEFKQRMFEEV, encoded by the coding sequence CTTTTGCTTCAAATACAGTGGACATTGAGAATCGTCTTGCCGAGATAGAAAAGCAATGTGCAGACTTAGGCATTGAAATTTCAGCGAGCCCTAAGCTTGCAGAAGAGTACTCTCGCTTGAAAGGTCAGCTTACGGCAGGTGTTGATTTGTCTGCTTTGGAAACTGACGTTTATTCGGCATTGTATAGCTTTTTTAATCGCTATTATGACGAGGGTGATTTCATTTCAAAACGCCGCTATAAAGAAGGTGTATACGCCATTCCCTATGAAGGTGAGGAGGTCAAGTTATATTGGGCTAACCAAGACCAGTATTACATAAAGACTGCTGAGAACTTCAAGGATTATACCTTTATTGACGAAGGGCGTAAAGTTCATTTCCGTATCGTGGATGCCACAACAGAGCAGAATAACAACAAGGAAAGCAATGACAAAAAGCGTACGTTCATGCTTTATGAGGAGACTGACGAAAAGCCTGAACTTAAGACAATGGAAATATTAAATGGTGAGCTTTATATTCGCTTTGTTTTTGATGTTCCTGCTGATAAGAAGATCAAATATGCCGAAGAAAATTATAAGAAAATCAGCGCTGCTATATCCAGTCAATTTAAAGACTGGTTTAGTTTACTACGTCCGGCTGCAACGAAAGACCAAAAGAAAGTTAAATCTGTGTTGGAGAAGCATTTAGAAAGCTATGTTGCCAAAAATACATTTGATTACTTTATACATAAGGATTTACGTGGTTTCTTAACGAGAGAGTTGGACTTTTTTATTAAAAGCGAGGTCATTCACCTTGACGATATTGATACAACAGATGAAAAAAGAGTGGATGCTTATATTGCCAAAGTAAGGGCTATTAAGCGTGTTGGAAAAATCATTATTGATTTCGTTGCACAAATTGAGAATTTTCAGAAAAAACTATGGCTCAAAAAGAAATTCGTAGTTAGCACGGATTGGTGTATTACGCTGGATAGCATTGATGAGGCTTTTTATGAGGAAATCATAAAGAACAAGATACAAGTACAGGAATGGGTTGATATGTATGCAATCAATGAGATTGAGGGCGATTCGACAACAGTAGCATACTCTGAACCATTGACGTTGGATTTTTTGCATCAAAACAAGAATCTTATAGTTGATACAAAGTATTTTTCAACAGACTTTAAGGACAGGTTGATTTCAAGTTTTGAGAATATTGAAGAGCAAACCGGAGGTTTGATGTTTCATAGTGATAACTTTCAAGCCATTAACTTACTGCTTGAAAAGTATTATGAGAAAATTAGGTTGATATATATTGACCCTCCTTATAATACGGATGCAAGTAAAATTCTTTATAAGAATGGATATGAACATTCAAGTTGGATTTCTCTAATGGAATCAAGGCTCATGGCTGCCAAAAAACTTATTTCACCTAAAGGTATTATTGAAGTTGCTATTGATGATTATGAATTCAGGTATATAAATTTATTACTTGATGAAGTGTTTGGAATTAATAACGCTATTTCAAACATTGCAATCTTCACAAATCCTAAAGGGCGTGACCAAGGATTTATTGCACAAGCGCATGACTATACACTTTTATATGCAAAAGATAAACGATTTGCACAGACTAATAACTTTATACTTAGTGACGAGGAAATAAAAAAGAAATTCTCAAAACAACAAGGCGAGCAGGCGTTAAGAGAACTACCGCTTAAAAGGACAGGAACTGGAAAGCGTAGAGAAGAACGTCCTTATATGTTTTTTCCATTCATTTATGATATAAGTGCTAAAAAACTTAGTGTTATACCTGAAGATGAATATAAAAAAATATATAATCCTGAAGATGATACTTTCAATGATGATTTTGTAAGGGAATTGCAAAAAGAATATGAAGAAAAAGGTTGTGCTTTTCTTTTACCACTTAGTAGCAAAGGGGAAAATCTACGTTGGCGTTGGGGATATAAGAGTTGCTGTAAGGGCTGTGAAAATGGAACATTGTTTGCCAAGTCTATGAGAGACGGAAGATATGCCGTTTATCAATATGATTTTGCCGATTCAGAGGCGACTCCTAAGTCTCTTTGGTTCGGAGAACGCTACGATGCATCGTCTAAAGGGACAAATATCCTTGAGAGCATATTACCTAATAACCCATTTGATTATCCAAAAAGTCTTTACACAGTTGAGGATAATATAATAATCGGGTCTGATGAAGCTGACGTAGTATTAGATTTTTTTGCAGGTTCAGGAACAACGGGTCATGCTGTAATCAATATTAATAGAACAGTTGATGATTCACAACGAAAATATATTCTTGTAGACATGGGTGAATATTTTGATTCAGTCATAAAAGCGAGAATGAAAAAGGTTATTTATGCTAATGATTGGGAGAATGGAAAGCCAAAAAATAGGACAACAGGTGTAACTCATATTATGAAGTATCACCATTTAGAAAGCTATGAAGATGCTCTATCAAATATCAGTCTTTCTGAAGAAAAGCATAAAATGTCCGTATTGTTCGGTGATGAATATTTAATCAATTATATGTTTGACGTTGAGGCTAAAGATAGCATGATAAATCTTGACAGCTTTAAAATGCCATTCAGTTATAAAATGAAAATTAATGAGAATAACGAAACCAAGGAGAAAATAGTTGACCTGTGCGAAACTTTCAATTATCTCATTGGTATTAACGTGGTGCGTCAAAGTGTGGTTTCGTACTTTAAAACAGAGCCTGACAAAGCAGGGATTTATGAAGGTGCGGTGCAGTTAACCGAGGATATTGATGGAGAATTTGCATTTAAACAGATTGAGGGTATACTTCCAGATGGGCGACATACACTAATTATTTGGCGTACCATCACGGATAATCTGATTGAGAGCAATGCCGCTCTGGATGCTTATTTCAATAAGCACCGTATAAATCAGCTTAACCGTGAATTTGACATAATCTATGTTAATGGGGATAACAACCTTGAAAATCTAAAGGCAGATGAGGAACATTGGAAGGTTAATATGATAGAGCCTGAATTTAAGCAGCGTATGTTTGAGGAGGTATAA
- a CDS encoding DEAD/DEAH box helicase family protein: MAKKKKTEITIKFNDQLLLFRYFLNLFGKNTLASLAGQLNSMEQEGYNENQNTWFYVYLDRICTVNKDIVKINRDKLRLYDENICRYVKQIGDKRGGIVLKYFQYISLLFTEMYLDRYFFDKDEFCKDLNEYAKQVSTQTMGKIDIEFKPEGMNKLAFMCATGSGKTLITHANILQFSYYLKRAQRLNSHLTINKVILLSPNEGMSNQHLEELKLSSITAALFQKDTGFLSQREDVIIIDMNKLKEEGKIKTVSIDSFEQNNLVLVDEAHRGLAGDVWYDYRSRLSADGGFAFEYSATFKQAMKTLKPTKDKDLLDEYCTSIIMDYSYKYFYEDGYGKEYRIYNLKDGIDEEQRHLYLTGCLLSFYQQLKLFESYPKEFAPFEIEKPLLVFVGNRVTAKTSNAEMTDVEEVIEFIDKFVNRKAKTIERLNAVLNEDTGLMDGRGAELFSQDFNALKSIFGGSPKAEDIYTDILRLVFNSDTSSEEPRLHIENIRQVPGEIGLKIGEYGDYFGVISIGDTAGLVKNCDKKGIVAKTEEFVSESLFRNINNSTSNIKVLVGSRKFTEGWNSWRVSTMGLINFAKGEGSQAIQLFGRGVRLRGYHGCLKRSRKLDDQSINVPKHIELLETLTIFGIRAQYMEDFKKYLELEEMSANEKPHEFTLPVVSRYDMVKEKKLRVIKLKSGVNFKKQSRRLVLDKPDERFMSYLVKNKITIDCRSKVQTIESSFSMQMMSVTDEHTLDKEYIPYLDYDRMFEELEAYKNEKFYYNISIEKDRLKDILLVDGWYSLIIPKMHIKIDSFEKLEAATDYCVMVMKIYIDKFFKYEKERWEAPFLEYQELTADDNNFVSEYSLKYADLFDGDNGAEQVEGFITELTALLDKDKGIAEYERAVFSKSLVAFDFHSHLYAPLISLKSNGLKIQISPVSLNEDEKLFVDRLKNYTEKNKEVFDNRNLYLLRNKSKVGMGFFEAGNFYPDYVLWIDTPEVQYVSFIDPKGLMRVRPDDPKVEFYRKIKELEDRLQPSCTDKKIVLNSFIMSGTKSADLREWWQMSKPERESKHVLCLDNDDCIDIMVSKILD; encoded by the coding sequence GTGGCAAAAAAGAAGAAGACAGAGATAACCATAAAATTCAATGACCAACTGTTACTGTTCAGGTACTTCCTAAATTTGTTCGGAAAGAACACGCTCGCTTCTCTTGCAGGACAATTAAACAGTATGGAGCAAGAAGGATACAACGAAAATCAAAATACATGGTTTTATGTATACTTAGATCGTATCTGCACTGTTAATAAGGATATAGTAAAAATAAACCGTGATAAACTACGTTTGTATGATGAGAATATCTGTCGGTATGTAAAGCAGATAGGAGATAAGCGTGGGGGTATTGTGCTGAAGTACTTTCAGTACATATCTTTGCTGTTTACTGAGATGTATTTAGATAGATATTTTTTCGATAAAGATGAGTTTTGCAAGGATTTAAACGAGTACGCAAAACAGGTATCTACTCAAACAATGGGTAAGATTGATATTGAGTTTAAGCCCGAAGGAATGAATAAGTTGGCATTCATGTGTGCAACCGGCAGCGGAAAAACTTTGATTACTCACGCAAATATTCTGCAGTTTTCATATTATCTGAAAAGGGCTCAAAGGTTGAATAGTCATTTAACCATAAACAAGGTGATTTTGCTTTCACCTAATGAGGGGATGTCTAATCAGCATTTAGAGGAATTAAAGCTATCTTCAATTACAGCTGCTCTGTTCCAGAAGGATACTGGTTTTCTTTCGCAAAGGGAAGACGTCATTATTATCGACATGAATAAGCTGAAAGAAGAAGGTAAAATTAAGACCGTTTCTATTGATAGCTTTGAGCAAAACAATCTAGTACTGGTTGATGAGGCTCATCGTGGGCTTGCTGGTGACGTGTGGTATGATTACCGATCTCGCCTGTCTGCCGATGGGGGGTTTGCTTTTGAGTATTCCGCAACATTTAAGCAGGCTATGAAGACCTTGAAACCAACCAAAGATAAGGATTTGCTGGATGAGTATTGCACATCAATAATCATGGATTACTCCTATAAATACTTTTATGAAGATGGATATGGCAAGGAATATCGCATTTATAATTTAAAAGATGGAATAGACGAGGAACAGCGTCATTTATATTTGACTGGCTGCTTACTCTCGTTTTATCAGCAGCTTAAATTGTTTGAATCATATCCAAAAGAATTTGCACCTTTTGAGATTGAAAAACCATTGCTTGTGTTTGTGGGTAACCGTGTAACTGCAAAAACTTCTAATGCTGAAATGACTGATGTGGAGGAAGTAATAGAATTCATAGATAAGTTTGTAAACCGTAAAGCGAAGACGATTGAACGTTTAAACGCCGTACTTAATGAAGATACAGGATTGATGGATGGCAGGGGTGCTGAGCTTTTTTCACAGGATTTTAATGCGTTAAAATCAATATTTGGTGGTTCTCCAAAGGCAGAAGACATTTATACTGACATCCTGAGGTTGGTTTTTAACAGTGATACTTCATCTGAAGAACCACGCTTGCACATTGAAAATATCAGGCAGGTGCCAGGTGAGATTGGGTTAAAGATAGGAGAGTACGGAGATTATTTCGGTGTCATCAGTATTGGTGATACGGCTGGCCTGGTGAAGAATTGTGATAAGAAAGGGATTGTTGCCAAAACTGAGGAATTTGTTTCAGAATCCTTGTTTAGGAATATAAATAACTCTACTTCAAATATAAAAGTACTTGTCGGCTCACGAAAATTCACTGAAGGCTGGAATAGCTGGAGAGTTTCAACGATGGGTCTGATTAACTTTGCAAAAGGCGAAGGCTCTCAGGCGATTCAGTTGTTCGGTAGAGGTGTGCGTTTAAGAGGATATCATGGTTGTCTGAAACGCAGCCGTAAATTAGATGACCAGAGTATTAATGTGCCAAAACATATTGAATTACTTGAGACGCTGACTATATTTGGAATTAGGGCGCAGTACATGGAGGATTTCAAGAAATACCTTGAGCTAGAAGAAATGTCAGCTAATGAGAAGCCTCATGAATTTACACTTCCTGTTGTCAGCAGGTATGATATGGTTAAAGAAAAAAAACTTAGAGTCATTAAGCTAAAGTCTGGGGTAAACTTCAAAAAGCAGTCTCGCAGATTGGTACTGGATAAGCCTGACGAAAGATTTATGAGTTACCTTGTGAAGAATAAGATAACAATTGATTGTCGTTCAAAGGTGCAAACCATTGAATCTAGCTTTAGTATGCAGATGATGTCGGTAACCGATGAACATACTCTGGATAAGGAGTACATTCCATACTTAGATTATGACCGCATGTTTGAGGAACTGGAAGCATATAAAAACGAGAAATTCTATTACAATATCAGCATTGAGAAGGACAGACTTAAAGATATCTTGTTGGTGGATGGGTGGTACTCGCTTATCATACCAAAAATGCACATCAAGATAGATTCCTTTGAAAAACTGGAGGCAGCAACGGATTACTGTGTAATGGTGATGAAAATCTACATAGATAAGTTTTTCAAGTATGAAAAGGAACGCTGGGAAGCTCCTTTTCTCGAATATCAGGAACTTACAGCAGATGATAATAATTTTGTATCAGAATATTCATTAAAGTATGCAGATTTGTTTGACGGTGATAATGGAGCCGAACAAGTCGAGGGATTCATAACAGAGCTGACTGCTCTATTGGACAAGGATAAAGGAATTGCTGAATATGAGAGAGCTGTATTTAGCAAATCTTTAGTTGCCTTTGACTTTCATTCACACCTATATGCACCACTTATTAGCTTGAAATCCAATGGATTGAAAATACAGATATCTCCTGTAAGCCTTAATGAAGATGAAAAACTGTTTGTGGACAGACTAAAAAACTATACTGAAAAAAATAAAGAAGTATTCGACAACAGAAATCTTTACTTGCTTCGTAACAAAAGTAAAGTAGGCATGGGTTTTTTCGAAGCAGGCAATTTTTATCCAGATTATGTTTTATGGATAGATACGCCTGAAGTACAATATGTATCATTCATAGATCCTAAGGGACTAATGAGGGTTAGACCTGATGATCCGAAGGTGGAGTTTTACAGGAAAATTAAGGAACTGGAAGATCGCTTGCAGCCATCATGTACAGATAAAAAAATTGTGTTAAATTCCTTTATTATGTCTGGTACAAAATCAGCTGATTTGCGTGAATGGTGGCAGATGAGCAAGCCAGAGCGTGAGTCAAAGCATGTTCTTTGCCTTGACAACGATGATTGTATTGATATCATGGTTAGCAAAATACTGGATTAA
- a CDS encoding rolling circle replication-associated protein, which yields MADKKLIIGATETTEVIYIGSNLKAKGGKREMQGYYLGDKTSEFNYDKDGRQVHEKEIIVGKYHAKNYKQRNKNRRNLVKELIENNFQTRKCMMITLTFANIVKEQPKSTSLSSKKNNLFQEIYQDLEIIEGNFLKTMNDIFTPDNVIENKEKINDVAYDDKYHDLKTCNKEFKKFIQKMNYRYENFKYVAVMDKQENGNWHYHIICNLNYIEYNELKGIWNLGGVFIGKIGSKNQLLKVTNYLKKNMINARLYLKGEKGYLASKGLNRNIVLRSWATNEQTEFQEQGQRLEEIKREVEYSKKRIVEHNYSSWEMRDGYSTEIERNCTFKYYTYPIESNQYFTFADTAIRKHGG from the coding sequence ATGGCAGATAAGAAGTTGATTATAGGGGCAACCGAAACTACAGAGGTTATTTATATTGGATCAAATCTTAAGGCCAAAGGTGGTAAAAGAGAAATGCAGGGTTATTATTTAGGTGATAAAACTTCTGAATTTAATTACGATAAAGATGGCCGTCAAGTTCATGAAAAAGAAATTATTGTAGGCAAATATCATGCTAAGAATTATAAGCAACGCAATAAAAATAGGCGTAACCTTGTTAAAGAACTCATCGAGAATAATTTTCAAACAAGAAAATGTATGATGATAACTCTAACATTTGCCAATATCGTAAAAGAGCAACCAAAGAGCACTAGCTTAAGTAGCAAAAAAAACAACCTATTCCAGGAAATTTACCAAGACTTGGAAATCATAGAGGGCAATTTCTTGAAAACAATGAACGATATTTTTACACCAGACAATGTAATAGAAAATAAAGAAAAGATTAACGACGTAGCATATGACGATAAATATCACGATTTAAAAACCTGCAACAAGGAGTTCAAAAAATTCATACAGAAAATGAACTACAGATATGAAAATTTTAAATATGTTGCAGTTATGGACAAGCAGGAAAATGGCAATTGGCATTATCACATTATATGTAATCTTAACTATATAGAATATAACGAACTTAAAGGAATCTGGAACTTGGGTGGAGTGTTTATAGGTAAAATAGGAAGCAAGAATCAGCTGCTAAAAGTAACGAACTATCTTAAGAAAAATATGATTAATGCAAGATTATATTTAAAAGGCGAAAAGGGTTATCTGGCATCTAAGGGGTTAAATAGAAATATTGTCCTCCGTTCATGGGCAACAAATGAACAGACAGAATTCCAAGAGCAAGGACAACGGCTTGAGGAAATAAAAAGAGAAGTTGAGTATAGCAAAAAACGCATTGTTGAGCATAATTACTCTTCGTGGGAAATGCGTGATGGCTACTCTACAGAAATAGAACGTAATTGTACATTTAAATACTATACCTATCCAATTGAATCCAATCAATATTTTACATTTGCAGATACTGCCATAAGAAAACATGGTGGATAA
- a CDS encoding recombinase family protein — MKVGYIRVSTTEQNTERQKAIMEGLGVERLYTDMLSGKNTDRPQLNALLDFVREGDIVVVESYSRLARSTKDLLDLVEKLNQKKVQFISQKENIDTSTPQGRLMFTMFAGLAQFERECLLQRQREGIEIAKQQGKYKGRPKKSLDNFTELYVSVKNEEISVSKASKLLGVSRSTFYRKMKEHEDSSEIDFG, encoded by the coding sequence ATGAAGGTAGGATATATTCGTGTATCAACCACAGAACAAAATACGGAACGGCAAAAAGCAATTATGGAAGGTCTTGGGGTAGAAAGATTATATACTGATATGCTGTCAGGGAAAAATACAGACAGGCCACAGCTTAACGCACTGCTGGACTTTGTTCGTGAGGGTGATATCGTAGTGGTTGAGAGTTATTCAAGGCTGGCACGTTCCACAAAGGATTTACTGGACTTGGTAGAAAAGCTGAATCAGAAAAAAGTGCAGTTTATCAGCCAAAAAGAAAATATTGACACATCAACGCCACAAGGTCGGTTGATGTTTACTATGTTTGCAGGACTGGCACAGTTTGAGCGTGAATGTCTGTTGCAGCGGCAGCGTGAAGGCATTGAAATTGCTAAGCAGCAAGGTAAGTACAAAGGTAGACCTAAAAAGTCATTGGATAACTTCACGGAGCTATATGTTTCTGTAAAAAATGAAGAAATAAGCGTATCTAAGGCAAGTAAGCTATTAGGGGTGTCACGCTCAACCTTTTACAGGAAAATGAAGGAGCATGAGGATAGCAGCGAGATTGATTTTGGCTAA
- a CDS encoding DUF3846 domain-containing protein: MKVVYVEPNKVAEIRNIDSGLKSMQKVVGGYIEAIYPFSDPVAIICNEEGKINSLELNRGLADDNGDLYEIIAGSFFICLARPDSEDFEGLTDELASKYLEIFKYPEVFMMENRKLVSLKWGKN, from the coding sequence ATGAAGGTGGTTTATGTAGAGCCAAACAAAGTGGCAGAAATCAGGAATATAGATTCAGGACTGAAGTCAATGCAAAAAGTCGTAGGCGGTTATATCGAGGCGATATATCCTTTTTCTGACCCTGTAGCAATTATATGTAATGAGGAAGGAAAAATAAATAGTTTGGAGCTAAACAGAGGACTTGCTGATGACAATGGGGATTTATATGAAATCATAGCTGGTTCTTTCTTTATCTGTTTAGCAAGACCTGATAGCGAAGATTTTGAAGGTCTTACAGATGAATTGGCCAGCAAGTATTTGGAAATATTCAAATATCCTGAAGTGTTTATGATGGAGAATAGAAAACTGGTATCTCTAAAGTGGGGTAAAAACTAA